One Streptomyces sp. NBC_00223 genomic window carries:
- a CDS encoding LCP family protein — translation MTTPAEPPGGDSASDTSDAPDAPDPAASAGSAAPRRFRWLRVVAACTALFVLALAGGVWYFYQRLDGNITTDTVTENQLMIHASERPTEGPTKAENILLIGSDNRGDGNEKYGEDSGTQRSDTTILLHLSADRSSATAVSIPRDLMAHVPDCTRPDGSTRPGRFEQFNWAFEGGGAACTIRTVEDMTGVRIDHHLIVDFSGFKKMVDAVDGVEVCVAEPVHDTKAHLDLPAGRQKLNGEQALGFVRARYSIGDGSDTQRMERQQDFLASLISKVRGNGVLLNPLKLYPLLQAATSALTADPGLDSLSELYSLVNSLQKTPSDAIRFLTLPREQYTADRNRDQLLQPEADQLFAALQADRAVNVTSGTPSPGTSSTGTPSAGATTGPTYPGTTVDRDICGKDR, via the coding sequence GGTCCGCGGCGCCGCGCCGCTTTCGCTGGCTGCGGGTCGTCGCCGCCTGCACCGCGCTGTTCGTGCTGGCGCTCGCGGGCGGCGTCTGGTACTTCTACCAGCGCCTCGACGGCAACATCACCACCGACACCGTGACCGAGAACCAGCTCATGATCCACGCCTCGGAGCGCCCCACCGAGGGCCCGACCAAGGCCGAGAACATCCTGCTCATCGGATCGGACAACCGCGGCGACGGCAACGAGAAGTACGGCGAGGACAGCGGCACCCAGCGTTCCGACACCACGATCCTGCTGCATCTGTCGGCCGACCGCAGCAGCGCCACCGCCGTCAGCATCCCCCGCGACCTGATGGCCCACGTGCCGGACTGCACCCGGCCGGACGGCAGCACCAGGCCGGGCCGCTTCGAGCAGTTCAACTGGGCCTTCGAGGGGGGCGGAGCGGCCTGCACGATCCGTACCGTCGAGGACATGACCGGCGTCCGGATCGACCACCACCTCATCGTGGACTTCAGCGGGTTCAAGAAGATGGTCGACGCGGTGGACGGGGTGGAGGTCTGTGTGGCCGAGCCCGTGCACGACACCAAGGCGCACCTCGACCTGCCCGCGGGCCGGCAGAAGCTCAACGGCGAGCAGGCGCTCGGCTTCGTCCGCGCCCGCTACAGCATCGGGGACGGCAGCGACACCCAGCGCATGGAACGCCAGCAGGACTTCCTCGCCTCGCTGATCAGCAAGGTGCGCGGCAACGGGGTCCTGCTCAATCCCCTCAAGCTCTACCCGCTGTTGCAGGCCGCCACGAGCGCGCTCACCGCGGACCCCGGCCTCGACTCGCTCAGCGAGCTGTACAGCCTGGTCAACAGCCTGCAGAAGACGCCGTCGGACGCGATACGTTTCCTCACCCTGCCGCGCGAGCAGTACACCGCGGACCGCAACCGCGACCAGCTTCTCCAGCCGGAGGCCGACCAGCTCTTCGCCGCGCTCCAGGCGGACCGCGCGGTCAACGTCACAAGCGGCACCCCCTCCCCCGGCACCTCGTCCACGGGTACTCCCTCCGCCGGCGCGACAACCGGACCCACGTACCCGGGGACGACCGTCGATCGTGACATCTGCGGCAAAGACCGGTGA